The Kribbella sp. NBC_00662 nucleotide sequence CCCCTGATCGCGACACCGTGGGTGATCCCAACGACATCGGTGATCCCCGGCATCGCCCGCAGCGCGGCCAGGTTGTTGATCGAGCGCAGCGTCCCGTTGATCGTCGGCGGCCTGGCCACCATGGTCGGCTTCGCGTTCGGGATCTGCAGGTCCATCGCGAACTGCTTGCGGCCGGTGACGATGTCGTGGGCATCGACGCGGTTGCGCGGCTTCCCGATCACGCTGAACTCGGACGGCGACTTGAGCTGCGCGGACACCGTGATCGTCTTGGCGCTGGCCGCGGCCTTGGCCAGCGATCCGTACGTCGCCGTACGGCCGTTCGGACCGCTGACAACACCGTTGCGCGTGGTGACTCGAGCCGCACCGACGCTCCACTGCGCAGCGGCAGTGTCCACCAGACGCTGCCGGGCGATCGCGGCGGCGGTGCGGACCGGGAGATACATGCTGCGCATCGAGTTCGACCCGCCGGTCAGCTGGTTCATCAGCAACTCGGGCCGCGCATCCGCCAGGCCGATCTCCACCTTCTCGATCGGCAGATCCAGCTCTTCGGCGACGATCATCGCGAACGCGGTGGTGATGCCCTGCCCGACCTCGGCCCGCGGCACCGCGAAGAACGCCGTACCGTCCGTCCTCAACTCGACGGTGATCAGGCTGGACGTCGGCGCCGCGGCGAGGTTCTGCAGGTCGCCGAGGTCGAAGATGTCCACCGGCTGCGGCACCGACGGCACCGCGGCGTCCGCCGGGTGCGCGCCGGACGAGTCGAGGGCCCAGCTCACGCCGACCGCGAGGGTGGGCGCGGCGATCAGGTAGCCGAGGACCTTGCGCCGCCCCAGCAGGCCACGTCTGTCGGCCGGCTGTTCGCTTGGTCGGTCCAACGAACGTGGGTCTTCGGCCATGAGGGGTCCTCCGTGCTCGAGCAATGCTGGGAACGCAGTCTGGCACCGCCGGCCGTGCGCCGGGATGGCCATGATGCCCACGTTTTGCGCGGCTTCACTGTGCACAACGCACAGGCGGCAGTTCGGTCACGCAGGCGGCGGGAACAGCCGGAAAGCACGCAATGCAAGGCCGAGTTCGAGCTGGAAGCCGTCGTCGGTGAGGTTACGGCCGGTGATCTGATGGATCCGGTGCAAGCGGTTGATGACCGTGTTCCGGTGACAATGCGCGAGATCGGCGGTACGTCGTACCGAGCCGGCCGCCGTCACCCAGTTGTCCAGCGTGCGGAGCAGGAGTTCACGTTCGGCCTCGGGCACCGTCATCAGCGGCACCAGCCAGGTCTGCACGAGTTGCTCCGCCAACTCCGGTGCACTCAGCAACAACGCTTCCGGGAGCCGCTCGGTCAGCGCCACGACGTCGATCTGTCCGGCGGGCAGCGTCCGGCGGGCCAGCATCGCCTGGCGGTAGGCGAGGTCGACTTCGGCCAGGCCGGAGACAACGCCGGACAAGCCCGCGGGCGCATGCACCACCTCGCGCAGGATGCCCAGGACCTTGCCGGCGGATTCCGTGCCCAGGGCAAGCAGGCCGACGACCGTCTGGGGCCGCACCTGCCAGGCGGAACAGACGCGGACACCGGCGAACCGGCGCTTGAACGAGGTCGCCGTACCCTCGTCGTCGACCAGGTTGTCGATCACCACCACCAGGTAGGGACCGTTCACCGGTACGTCGAGGACCGTCGCCGCCTCTTGGACGAAGGCCCGGTCCGCCCGCCCCTCGAGCAACCCTTGCCACAGCGTCGACCTGCGTTGCTCATCCGCGCGGACGAGATCCCGCTCGGCGGCGTGATAGGCGGCCGCGACCTGCGACGACGTACGGTCGACGACTTCCCACACCTTGCCGGCGACGTCGAGCAGGACCTCGGACTCGGCCGTCCCCTGGGCGCGGGCCTCGTCGATCAAGGCCTCCCACACCACCCGCCCACCGAGGCGGAAGGACTTGAGTACGTCGTCCAACGGCATCCGCTGCTCGGCCCGCCGCCGTCCGGTCGCGAGCGCGGCGTCGAAGTAGTGAACGCCGGGGTTGTCGCCCGCGGCAATCATCTGCACGACCCGGGCAACGTTGTCATGACACGACCGCCACAGATCCTGCCGCGGCACCGAACCCATCTCGCGGTACGCCGGATTCTGCTCGTGGATGGTCTCGACCAGCGCATCGGTCAACGCCGGCAGATGCAGCAGCACACTCTCGGCCAGCGCCTCGACGCTCAACGTCGCGACATCCTGCCCCGCAGCCCTACTCATAGTCGGCACAGCATCGCACAGAGTTGCCGTGCAGCCCAGACCTCGCGTCAGACGGAGCGGGTGGCTACCAGGTCGCAGAGGGTGTCGAGAGCTTCCCGGCCGGGGCCTTCGGGGAGCGTGCTGAGGAGTTTGCGGGCGTCGGCGGCACGACGGCGTACGTCGTTCTCGGCCTGCTGGAAGGACGGATGCGAGCGGAGCAGATCCAGCGTCTCGGACAACAGCACGTCGTCGGAGAGGTCGGAGTCCAACAGGTCCAGCAGCCGGGCGTCGGTGGGATCCGTGGGATCCGCCTGGGCACGGAAGATCAGGACCGGTAGCGTCGGCACGCCTTCGCGCAGATCCGTGCCCGGCGTCTTGCCGGACTGGTCGGACTCGGAGGCGATGTCGAGCAGGTCGTCGGCGAGCTGGAAGGCGACGCCGATCTCCTCGCCGAATGCGCGCAGCGATTCCTGCACGTCCTCCGACGCACCGGCGTACCGCGCGCCGAAGAGGACCGACGTCGCGATCAGCGAACCGGTCTTGTCGGCGACCACCGACAGGTAGTGCTTCAACGGGTCCTGGCCTTCGCCGACACCCATCGTCTCGCGGATCTGCCCCTCGACCAGCCGGCCGAACGTCCGGGCCTGGATCCGGACCGCTTCCGGCCCGAGGTCCGCGACCAGGTCCGACGCGCGGGCGAACAGCCAGTCGCCGGACAGGATCGCGACCGAGTTGTCCCAGCGCGCGTTCGCGGTGGACGAGCCGCGCCGCAGCGCCGCCTCGTCCATCACGTCGTCGTGGTGCAGCGTCGCGACGTGCGTGAGCTCGACGACGACCGCCGCCTTCACCACCTCGTCGGAGGCGACATCAGCACCGAACTCGGCCCCGAGCATGACCAGCAGCGGCCGGAACCGCTTGCCACCGGCAACCATCACGTGCTGGGCGGCCGCGGTGACGAACGGCGCCTCGGACTGGGTCGCGTCGAGCAGCGCCTGCTCTACCCGTTCCAGCCCGGCGCGAACCCGGGACTCGAGCGCCGCATCGGCGAACTCGAATCCCAGGCTCTCGGCCGGCAGCGGGGTCGGACTCAACGGATGAACTCACCAGCTCGGGCCGCCAGGTCGAGCACCGGTCCGGGAACCAGACCGAGAACCACCGTGGCGGCGAGACCCAGCGCGACGGCCGACGTGGTCTGCCAGCCGGGCAGCGCCACGTCCGGCGCGTCGGCAGGCAGGTCGGAGAAGAACATCAGCACGATCACGCGGACGTAGAAGAACGCGGCCACCAGGCTCGACAGGACAGCGACGACAACCAGAGGCCACGCGCCGCCCGTCCAGGCCGCGCTGAAGACCGCCCACTTGCCGGTGAAGCCCGCGGTCAGCGGGATACCGGCGAAGGACAGCAGGAAGAACGCGAAGATACCGGCCAGCAGCGGCGACTTCTTGCCCAGGCCCGCCCAGCGGGACAGGTGGGTCGCCTCGCCGCCCGCGTCGCGCACCAGCGTGACGACGGCGAACGCGCCGATGGTCGGGAAGCCGTACGAGACCAGGTAGAACAGCACCGCCTGGGTCGAGGTGATCCCGTTGTGGACGCCGCTGCCCGCCTGCGCGAGGCCGACGAACGCGGTCAGCAGGAAGCCTGCGTGCGCGATCGACGAGTACGCCAGCATCCGCTTCACGTCGGTCTGGGTGATCGCGACGATCGAACCGACCACCATGGTGAGGATCGCGACGATCCACATCATCGGCGCCCAGTCCCAGCGCGTCCCGCCGAGGGCGACGTAGAAGACCCGCATCAGACCGACGAACGCGGCGATCTTGGTGCAGGCGGCCATGAAGCCGGTGACCGGCGTCGGGGCGCCCTGGTACACGTCCGGGGTCCAGGAGTGGAACGGCACGCCGCCGACCTTGAACAGCAGGCCGACGCCCACCAGGCCGGTGCCGGCCAGCAGGATCGTGTCGCCACCGGTCTCGGTGGACAGCGCGTCCGCGATCCCGCCGAGCGACATCGTGCCGGCGTACCCGTAGAGCAGCGCGATCCCGAACAGCAGGAACGCCGACGAGAACGCACCGAGCAGGAAGTACTTCATCGCGGCTTCCTGCGAGATCAGCCGGCGACGACGCGCCAGGCCGCAGAGCAGGTACAGCGGCAGCGAGAAGACCTCGAGCGCGACGAACAGCACCAGCAGGTCGTTCGAGGCGGCGAACAGCATCATGCCGCCGACCGCGAACAGGGTCAGCGGGAAGATCTCGGTGTGCTCGATGCGAGCCGCCGTACCCTCCCGTTCGGCCTCGGAGCCCGGTACTGCGGCCGCCTGGCCGGCGAACGCGGACAGGCCGCCGTCGATCGACCGCTCGGCGAACAGCAGCACGCTGATCAGCGTCAGCGCCAGCAGGATCAGCCAGGTGAACAGCGCCGGGCCGTCCACCGAGATCGCGCCCTGCGCGGCGATCAGCTCCTTGTTGTCGTTCATCAGGATGCCGGTCAGGACCCCGGACACGACCACGGCGACCACCGTGATCGACAGCTGCACCAGGTGCCGCAAGGGCCGCGGCAGGAACGCCTCGACCAGGACGCCGACGCACGCCGCACCGAAGACGACGAGCAGCGGCATCAGCTCGTTGTACTCGATCTTCGGCGCCGTGAAGTCCGCCAGCGGCAGCAACATCGCGCTCACTTCTGTCCCTCCGTCACGGGGATCTGCGGTGCCTTGTCGGTCACGCCGACCCGCTGCATGGTCGATTCGACCGCGGGCTTGATGATGTCGACCACGGGCTTGGGGTAGATACCGAAGCCGATGATCAGGATCACGAGCGGTGCGATCGCGAGCACCTCACGCTTGTTCAGGTCTTTCAGCTTCTCGATCCCGTCGCGGACCGGGCCGGTCATCGTGCGTTGGTACATCAGCAGGATGTACAGCGCGGCCAGCACGATACCGAGGACGGCGATCACCGCAATCACCTTGTGCCGGCTGAACGTCCCGGCCAGCACCATGAACTCGGAGATGAACGGCGACAGGCCGGGCAGCGCGAGGCTGGACAGGCCGGCGAAGAGGAACGTGCCGGCCAGCACCGGGGCCACCTTCTCGACCCCGCCGTAGTCGGCGATCCTGGCGGACCCGCGCCGGGAGATCAGGTACCCGGCGACCAGGAACAGTGCCGCGGTGGAGAGACCGTGGTTGAACATGTACAGCGTCGACCCGGTCAGGCCCTGCGACGTCAGCGCGAAGATACCCATCACGATGAAGCCGAAGTGCGAGATCGAGGTGTACGCGATCAGCCGCTTGATGTCGGTCTGCCCGATCGCCAGCAGCGCGCCGTACAGCACCGAGATCAACGCCAGCACCAGGACGACCGGGGTGGCCCACTGGGACGCGTTCGGGAACAGGCCCAGGCAGAACCGGATCATCCCGAAGGTGCCGATCTTGTCCAGGATGCCGACCAGCAGCACCGACGTACCCGGCGTCGCCTCACCGGCCGCGTCCGGCAGCCAGGTGTGGAACGGCACCATCGGCGCCTTGACCGCGAACGCGAACATGAAGCCGAGGAACAGCCAGCGTTCGGTGTTCTGGCTCATGTCCAGCTTGACCATGTCGGACAGCAGGTACGACGGGGCGCCGTGCTTGGCCGAGACGACGTACAGGCCGACGACCGACGCCAGCATGAGCAGACCGCCGAGCAGCGAGTACAGCAGGAACTTCACCGCGGCATACGAACGCTGCGGGCCGCCGAAGCCGCCGATCAGGAAGTACATCGGGATCAGCGTGGCCTCGAACAGCACGTAGAACAGGAAGACGTCGGTCGCGGCGAACACGCCGATCGACAGTGCCTCCAGGCCGAGGATCCAGGCGAAGAAGGACTTCTCCGACCAGCGGCCGTTCTGGGCGTCGTTCCAGGACGCGATGATCACGATCGGCGACAGCAGCGCGGTCAGCACCACCAGCACCACGCCGACACCGTCGAGGCCGAGCGCGTAGTGCGCGCCGAAGGCCTTGATCCAGGTGTACGTCTCGGCGTAGTCCTCGGGGCCGTTGCGGTGGTAGCCGATCGCGACGATCGCGGTCAGCACCAGCGTGACGAGCGAGAACCCGAGCGCGACCTGCTTGGCCAGCAGGCCTTTCGCCTTGGGCACCAGCATCGTCGCGATGGCCCCGACGAACGGCAGGAGGAGTAACAGGGTCAGCCAACCGATGTTCACGACAACCTCACCGCGAGGAGGGCGACGACCACGAATGCGGCGCCGAAGACCATGCTGAGTGCGTACGAACGGACGAAGCCCGTCTGGACCCGGCGGAGCCGGCCGGACAGTCCGCCGAAGAGTGCGGCCAGGCCGTTGACCAGGCCGTCGACGCCCCGGTTGTCGAGCCAGACCAGGGTCCGGGTCAGGTACTGGCCCGGGCGCATGAAGAGGGCCTCGTTCAGCGCGTCGCCGTACAGGTCACGCCGCGCGAACGTGGTGATCGGCGATCCGGCCGGTGCCTCGCGCGGGATGTCCCGGCGGTACATCAGCACCGAGATCGCGATGCCGACGGCAACGACCACGAGCGTGATGATCGTCATCACGGTGGCACTCAGCGGAGCGTGCTCCTCCTCGTGGCCGACGATCGGGCTCAGCCAGTCGACGATCCAGTGGCCGGCGAAGTACAGCGCACCGCCGCCGAGGGAGAGCGCGGCCAGGATGATCAGCGGCCACGTCATCACCTTGGGCGACTCGTGCGGGTGCACCTCGTCGTCCCAGCGCTTCTTGCCGAAGAACGTCATCATCATCACCCGCGTCATGTAGAACGCGGTGATGCCGGCGCCGAGCAGCGCGCAGAGACCGATCACGATGTTGTCCGCGAACGCGGCCTCGATGATCTTGTCCTTGCTGAAGAAGCCGGCGAACGGCGGGATGCCGAGGATCGCCAGGTAGCCGAAGCCGAAGGTCACGAAGGTGACCTTCATCGCCGTCCGCAGGGCGCCGTAGTGCCGCATGTTCACGTCGTCGTTCATGCCGTGCATGACCGATCCGGCGCCGAGGAACATGTTGGCCTTGAAGAAGCCGTGGGTGAGCAGGTGGAAGATCGCGAACACGTACCCGGCCGGGCCGAGGCCGGCGGCCAGCATCATGTAGCCGATCTGGCTCATCGTCGAACCGGCCAGCGCCTTCTTGATGTCGTCCTTGGCGCAACCGATGATCGCACCGGCGAGCGCGGTGACCGTACCGACGATCACCACCGCGGTGGAGGCCGCGTCGGACTGCTCGAAGATCGCGTGCGAGCGGACCACCAGGTAGACGCCCGCGGTGACCATGGTCGCCGCGTGGATCAGCGCCGACACCGGGGTCGGGCCCTCCATCGCGTCCAGCAGCCAGGACTGCAGCGGCACCTGCGCGGACTTACCGCAGGCGGCCAGCAGCAGCATCAGGCCGAGCAGCGTGGCCCAGGTCGTCGACAGGTGCTCGGCGCCGGCGTTGACCGTGCCGAACGCCGAGGAGCCGAACAGCGCCCACATGCTCATCACCGCGAGCGAGAGGCCGATGTCACCGACCCGGTTCACCACGAACGCCTTCTTCGCGGCGACCGCTGCCGACGTCTTGTACTGCCAGAAGCCGATCAGCAGGTACGACGCCAGACCGACGCCCTCCCAGCCGACGAAGACCAGCAGGTAGTCGGCGGCCAGCACCAGCAGCAGCATCGAGGCGATGAACAGGTTCAGGTACCCGAAGAACCGCCGCCGGCGCTCGTCGTGCTCCATGTAGCCGATCGAGTAGATGTGGATCAGCGAACCCACACCGGTGATCAGCAGCACGAACAGGATCGACAGCGGGTCGATCAGCAGGGTGAAGTCGACCGTGATGTGGCCGACCGAGAACCACTCGAACAGCTTGACCGTCTCGGACCGCTCGCCGTCGGCCTTGCCGCGCATCTGGAAGAACAGCACGACGCCGAAGGCGAAGGAGATCAGCGGCGCCAGCGTGCCCAGCAGGTGACCCCATGCGTTGGTGGCCTTGCCACCGAGCAACAGGATCGCCGCGGACACCGCCGGTACCGCGACCAGCAGCCACGTCAGCTCATGACTCATCGGTGCTTACCTCAGTACTTGAGCAGGTTGGCGTCGTCGACCGAGGCCGAGCGACGGGTACGGAAGATGGCCATGATGATCGCCAGCCCGATCACGACCTCGGCCGCGGCCACCACCATCACGAAGAAGGCGGCGATCTGACCGTCGAGGTTGCCGTGCTGGCGGGCGAAGCTGACGAACGCGAGGTTGGTCGCGTTCAGCATCAGTTCGACGCACATGAAGACGACGATCGCGTTCCGGCGTACCAGCACGCCCAACGCGCCGATACTGAACAGGATCGCCGCAAGCACGATGTAAGGCTCGGTGCTCATGCGCGTCCTCGCTTCGCTCCGGGCGCGCATGACCAGAGGCTGCTGCGCTGAATGGCTCGCTCGCTCCGCTCGCTCACCTGTCGTCCTCCTCTGCCGGGTACTCGCCTTCGCTGATTTCCCGGACCGTCTCGATCTCGTCGCGCTCCTCGGCTTCGGGGAACACGGTGCCACGTGCCTGGAGCACACGCGAAACCGAGGTGGGTGCGATCGACCCGTCCGGCAGCAGGGCCGGCGTGTCGACGGCGTTGTGCCGGGCCAGTACGCCGGGAGTCGGCAGCGGACCCGGGTGGATGCCCTGCTCGGCGTACTTGCGGATCCGCTCCTCGGCGTGGTCGCGCTGGGTGCGCTTCTTGGTCAGCCGCTCGCGGTGGGCCAGCATCATGGCGCCCATCGCCGCGGTGATCAGCAGCGCCGAGGTGACCTCGAACGCCCAGACGTACTTGCCGAACAGCAGCGCCGCGATCGCCTTCGGGTTGCCGTCCGGCTGCGCGTCGGCCAGCCCGGTCGGGTGCCCGTACGTCGCGTTGCCGACGGCGGCGATCAGCAGTACGCCGAACGCGATGAACGCGACCGAGGCCAGCAGCCGCTGACCGCGGATCGTCTCCACCAGCGAGTCCGAGGCGTCGACGCCGACCAGCATCAGCACGAACAGGAACAGCATCAGGATCGCGCCGGTGTAGACGATGATCTGGACCGCGAACAGGAACGGTGCGTCCTGCGCGGCGTACTGCACCGCGAGGCAGACCATCACGGTCGCGAGCAGCAGCGCCGAGTGCACCGCCTTGCGGACCAGCACCATGCCGATCGCGGCCAGGATCATCACCGGGGCCAGCAGCCAGAACGCGACCTGCGGGCCGGTAACCAGGCTGATCACTTCGCGTCACTCCCCTCGGCCGGTACGGCGGCACCGGTCAGACCGAGGTAGTAGTCCTTCTCGGTCGCGCCGAGCTGCATGTCGTGCGGCGGCTCCTGCATCCC carries:
- a CDS encoding PucR family transcriptional regulator, with amino-acid sequence MSRAAGQDVATLSVEALAESVLLHLPALTDALVETIHEQNPAYREMGSVPRQDLWRSCHDNVARVVQMIAAGDNPGVHYFDAALATGRRRAEQRMPLDDVLKSFRLGGRVVWEALIDEARAQGTAESEVLLDVAGKVWEVVDRTSSQVAAAYHAAERDLVRADEQRRSTLWQGLLEGRADRAFVQEAATVLDVPVNGPYLVVVIDNLVDDEGTATSFKRRFAGVRVCSAWQVRPQTVVGLLALGTESAGKVLGILREVVHAPAGLSGVVSGLAEVDLAYRQAMLARRTLPAGQIDVVALTERLPEALLLSAPELAEQLVQTWLVPLMTVPEAERELLLRTLDNWVTAAGSVRRTADLAHCHRNTVINRLHRIHQITGRNLTDDGFQLELGLALRAFRLFPPPA
- a CDS encoding NADH-quinone oxidoreductase subunit J; the protein is MISLVTGPQVAFWLLAPVMILAAIGMVLVRKAVHSALLLATVMVCLAVQYAAQDAPFLFAVQIIVYTGAILMLFLFVLMLVGVDASDSLVETIRGQRLLASVAFIAFGVLLIAAVGNATYGHPTGLADAQPDGNPKAIAALLFGKYVWAFEVTSALLITAAMGAMMLAHRERLTKKRTQRDHAEERIRKYAEQGIHPGPLPTPGVLARHNAVDTPALLPDGSIAPTSVSRVLQARGTVFPEAEERDEIETVREISEGEYPAEEDDR
- the nuoN gene encoding NADH-quinone oxidoreductase subunit NuoN; this encodes MLLPLADFTAPKIEYNELMPLLVVFGAACVGVLVEAFLPRPLRHLVQLSITVVAVVVSGVLTGILMNDNKELIAAQGAISVDGPALFTWLILLALTLISVLLFAERSIDGGLSAFAGQAAAVPGSEAEREGTAARIEHTEIFPLTLFAVGGMMLFAASNDLLVLFVALEVFSLPLYLLCGLARRRRLISQEAAMKYFLLGAFSSAFLLFGIALLYGYAGTMSLGGIADALSTETGGDTILLAGTGLVGVGLLFKVGGVPFHSWTPDVYQGAPTPVTGFMAACTKIAAFVGLMRVFYVALGGTRWDWAPMMWIVAILTMVVGSIVAITQTDVKRMLAYSSIAHAGFLLTAFVGLAQAGSGVHNGITSTQAVLFYLVSYGFPTIGAFAVVTLVRDAGGEATHLSRWAGLGKKSPLLAGIFAFFLLSFAGIPLTAGFTGKWAVFSAAWTGGAWPLVVVAVLSSLVAAFFYVRVIVLMFFSDLPADAPDVALPGWQTTSAVALGLAATVVLGLVPGPVLDLAARAGEFIR
- a CDS encoding polyprenyl synthetase family protein encodes the protein MSPTPLPAESLGFEFADAALESRVRAGLERVEQALLDATQSEAPFVTAAAQHVMVAGGKRFRPLLVMLGAEFGADVASDEVVKAAVVVELTHVATLHHDDVMDEAALRRGSSTANARWDNSVAILSGDWLFARASDLVADLGPEAVRIQARTFGRLVEGQIRETMGVGEGQDPLKHYLSVVADKTGSLIATSVLFGARYAGASEDVQESLRAFGEEIGVAFQLADDLLDIASESDQSGKTPGTDLREGVPTLPVLIFRAQADPTDPTDARLLDLLDSDLSDDVLLSETLDLLRSHPSFQQAENDVRRRAADARKLLSTLPEGPGREALDTLCDLVATRSV
- a CDS encoding NADH-quinone oxidoreductase subunit M; the encoded protein is MNIGWLTLLLLLPFVGAIATMLVPKAKGLLAKQVALGFSLVTLVLTAIVAIGYHRNGPEDYAETYTWIKAFGAHYALGLDGVGVVLVVLTALLSPIVIIASWNDAQNGRWSEKSFFAWILGLEALSIGVFAATDVFLFYVLFEATLIPMYFLIGGFGGPQRSYAAVKFLLYSLLGGLLMLASVVGLYVVSAKHGAPSYLLSDMVKLDMSQNTERWLFLGFMFAFAVKAPMVPFHTWLPDAAGEATPGTSVLLVGILDKIGTFGMIRFCLGLFPNASQWATPVVLVLALISVLYGALLAIGQTDIKRLIAYTSISHFGFIVMGIFALTSQGLTGSTLYMFNHGLSTAALFLVAGYLISRRGSARIADYGGVEKVAPVLAGTFLFAGLSSLALPGLSPFISEFMVLAGTFSRHKVIAVIAVLGIVLAALYILLMYQRTMTGPVRDGIEKLKDLNKREVLAIAPLVILIIGFGIYPKPVVDIIKPAVESTMQRVGVTDKAPQIPVTEGQK
- the nuoK gene encoding NADH-quinone oxidoreductase subunit NuoK, encoding MSTEPYIVLAAILFSIGALGVLVRRNAIVVFMCVELMLNATNLAFVSFARQHGNLDGQIAAFFVMVVAAAEVVIGLAIIMAIFRTRRSASVDDANLLKY
- the nuoL gene encoding NADH-quinone oxidoreductase subunit L, which encodes MSHELTWLLVAVPAVSAAILLLGGKATNAWGHLLGTLAPLISFAFGVVLFFQMRGKADGERSETVKLFEWFSVGHITVDFTLLIDPLSILFVLLITGVGSLIHIYSIGYMEHDERRRRFFGYLNLFIASMLLLVLAADYLLVFVGWEGVGLASYLLIGFWQYKTSAAVAAKKAFVVNRVGDIGLSLAVMSMWALFGSSAFGTVNAGAEHLSTTWATLLGLMLLLAACGKSAQVPLQSWLLDAMEGPTPVSALIHAATMVTAGVYLVVRSHAIFEQSDAASTAVVIVGTVTALAGAIIGCAKDDIKKALAGSTMSQIGYMMLAAGLGPAGYVFAIFHLLTHGFFKANMFLGAGSVMHGMNDDVNMRHYGALRTAMKVTFVTFGFGYLAILGIPPFAGFFSKDKIIEAAFADNIVIGLCALLGAGITAFYMTRVMMMTFFGKKRWDDEVHPHESPKVMTWPLIILAALSLGGGALYFAGHWIVDWLSPIVGHEEEHAPLSATVMTIITLVVVAVGIAISVLMYRRDIPREAPAGSPITTFARRDLYGDALNEALFMRPGQYLTRTLVWLDNRGVDGLVNGLAALFGGLSGRLRRVQTGFVRSYALSMVFGAAFVVVALLAVRLS